One window of Jannaschia sp. CCS1 genomic DNA carries:
- the clpA gene encoding ATP-dependent Clp protease ATP-binding subunit ClpA — translation MPSFSNTLEQAIHAALANANARRHELATLEHLLLALIDEPDAQKVMKACSVDIEVLRDTLSKFIDDDLSTLETDVEGSEAVPTAAFQRVIQRAAIHVQSSGRTEVTGANVLVAIFAERESNAAYFLQEQDMTRYDAVNFIAHGVAKDPSYGEARPVTGAEDDEQVTPNVQDDAGGEEKESALSKYCVDLNAKATKGDVDPLIGRASEVERCIQVLCRRRKNNPLLVGDPGVGKTAIAEGLAKKIVEGETPEVLENATIFSLDMGALLAGTRYRGDFEERLKAVVKELEDHPDAVLFIDEIHTVIGAGATSGGAMDASNLLKPALQGGGLRCMGSTTYKEFRQHFEKDRALSRRFQKIDVEEPSVDDAVKILKGLKPYFEEHHSVKYTADAIKTSVELASRYINDRKLPDSAIDVIDEAGAAQHLVVESKRRKTIGTKEVEDVVAKIARIPPKTVSKDDAIVLKDLEVSLKRVVFGQDKAIEALASSIKLARAGLREPEKPIGNYLFAGPTGVGKTEVAKQLADTLGVELIRFDMSEYMEKHAVSRLIGAPPGYVGFDQGGLLTDGIDQHPHCVLLLDEIEKAHPDVFNILLQVMDHGTLTDHNGRSVDFRNVVLIMTSNAGAAEQAKAAIGFNRDRREGEDTAAIERTFTPEFRNRLDAVISFGPLPKEVILQVVEKFVLQLEAQLMDRNVTIELTKPAAEWLADKGYDDRMGARPLGRVIQEHIKKPLAEELLFGKLAKGGNVQVGVKDGKIDLRVEEAGSPRLSPKKKPPLLTAD, via the coding sequence GTGCCGTCTTTTTCGAACACACTGGAACAGGCCATCCACGCCGCGCTGGCCAACGCCAACGCGCGTCGTCATGAATTGGCGACCCTGGAACACCTGCTTCTTGCACTCATTGATGAGCCCGACGCACAAAAGGTCATGAAGGCCTGCTCGGTCGATATCGAAGTGTTGCGGGACACCCTGTCGAAGTTCATCGATGATGATCTTTCGACACTTGAAACGGATGTCGAAGGATCGGAGGCTGTACCAACGGCCGCCTTCCAGCGCGTGATCCAACGCGCCGCCATTCACGTTCAATCCTCGGGCCGGACCGAAGTGACAGGCGCCAACGTGCTCGTCGCCATCTTTGCGGAGCGGGAGAGCAATGCCGCCTATTTCCTGCAAGAGCAGGACATGACGCGCTACGACGCCGTCAACTTTATCGCCCACGGGGTCGCCAAAGACCCCAGCTATGGCGAAGCGCGTCCCGTGACCGGGGCCGAAGACGACGAGCAAGTCACGCCTAACGTTCAGGACGATGCGGGCGGGGAGGAGAAGGAATCCGCCCTTTCCAAATATTGCGTCGATCTGAATGCCAAGGCGACCAAGGGGGATGTAGATCCCCTGATCGGTCGCGCCTCGGAAGTGGAGCGGTGCATTCAGGTCCTGTGCCGCCGCCGCAAGAACAACCCGCTTCTGGTGGGTGATCCCGGCGTGGGCAAAACCGCAATCGCGGAAGGCTTGGCGAAGAAGATTGTTGAAGGCGAGACCCCCGAGGTGCTGGAAAATGCCACCATCTTCTCCCTCGACATGGGCGCGTTGCTCGCCGGCACCCGCTATCGCGGTGACTTCGAGGAACGCCTGAAAGCTGTCGTCAAAGAGCTGGAAGACCATCCTGACGCTGTTCTATTCATCGACGAGATCCACACCGTGATCGGTGCCGGTGCGACGTCTGGTGGGGCAATGGATGCCTCCAACCTGCTGAAGCCTGCGTTGCAGGGCGGCGGTCTGCGCTGCATGGGCTCCACCACCTACAAGGAATTCCGCCAGCACTTCGAGAAGGACCGCGCCCTGTCGCGGCGCTTCCAGAAGATCGATGTGGAGGAGCCTTCGGTTGATGACGCGGTGAAAATCCTCAAGGGCCTGAAGCCGTATTTTGAGGAGCATCATTCGGTGAAATACACGGCCGATGCGATCAAGACGTCGGTCGAACTGGCCTCGCGCTACATCAATGACCGCAAATTGCCCGACAGCGCCATCGACGTGATCGACGAAGCCGGTGCGGCGCAGCATCTGGTGGTGGAGAGCAAACGGCGCAAAACCATCGGCACCAAAGAAGTGGAAGACGTGGTGGCCAAGATCGCCCGCATTCCGCCCAAAACCGTGTCCAAGGATGATGCGATTGTTCTGAAAGACCTGGAGGTGTCACTGAAGCGTGTCGTCTTCGGTCAGGACAAGGCGATTGAGGCTTTGGCCTCGTCCATCAAGCTGGCCCGTGCCGGCCTGAGGGAGCCTGAAAAGCCCATCGGCAACTACCTGTTCGCCGGTCCCACCGGTGTGGGTAAGACCGAGGTTGCCAAGCAATTGGCAGACACCCTTGGCGTGGAACTGATCCGGTTCGACATGTCCGAGTACATGGAAAAGCACGCGGTCTCGCGTTTGATCGGTGCCCCTCCGGGCTATGTCGGCTTTGACCAGGGCGGTCTTCTGACCGATGGCATCGACCAGCATCCCCATTGCGTGTTGCTGCTGGATGAGATCGAGAAGGCGCACCCGGATGTCTTCAACATCCTGTTGCAGGTCATGGACCACGGCACTCTGACGGATCATAACGGACGCTCCGTCGACTTCCGGAACGTGGTTTTGATCATGACCTCCAACGCAGGTGCGGCGGAGCAAGCGAAGGCAGCCATCGGCTTCAACCGTGACCGTCGGGAGGGTGAGGATACGGCCGCGATCGAGCGGACCTTCACACCGGAATTCCGCAACCGGCTGGATGCGGTGATCTCCTTCGGGCCGCTCCCGAAAGAGGTGATCCTGCAGGTGGTCGAGAAGTTCGTGCTTCAGCTGGAAGCGCAACTGATGGACCGCAACGTCACGATCGAGCTCACCAAGCCCGCAGCCGAATGGCTGGCTGACAAAGGATATGACGACCGCATGGGCGCACGGCCACTGGGTCGCGTGATCCAGGAACATATCAAAAAGCCCCTCGCGGAGGAGCTGTTGTTCGGGAAACTGGCCAAAGGTGGCAACGTCCAGGTCGGAGTGAAAGACGGCAAAATCGATCTGCGCGTGGAGGAGGCGGGAAGCCCGCGCCTCTCTCCCAAGAAGAAGCCGCCGCTTCTGACCGCAGACTGA
- the gloB gene encoding hydroxyacylglutathione hydrolase produces the protein MADPQIITIPCLQDNYAFLLHDPSTGATACIDVPDAAPIQAALGAQGWTLTDILLTHHHWDHIDGVPALVEATGAKVWGAAADAHRLPPLDHALAEGDTIRIGALEGDVMDVSGHTVGHVAFHFPAATAVFTADSLMALGCGRLFEGTPAQMHGSLEKLKMLPPGTLVCSGHEYTASNARFALTIEPDNPDLIFRVERITAARAAGQPTVPSTLAEELATNPFLRADAPTVAAPLDMEGADPVDVFTRIRAQKDSF, from the coding sequence ATGGCCGATCCGCAGATCATCACCATTCCCTGCCTTCAGGACAACTACGCCTTCCTGCTGCACGACCCCTCTACCGGGGCCACCGCCTGCATCGACGTGCCGGACGCCGCCCCGATCCAGGCCGCTTTGGGGGCGCAGGGCTGGACATTGACCGACATTCTTCTCACCCACCATCATTGGGACCACATCGACGGCGTGCCCGCCCTTGTGGAGGCCACCGGCGCGAAGGTCTGGGGCGCGGCAGCTGACGCCCATCGCCTGCCCCCGCTTGATCACGCATTGGCGGAGGGCGATACAATCCGCATCGGCGCGCTGGAGGGCGACGTCATGGATGTCTCCGGCCACACGGTGGGCCATGTGGCCTTCCACTTTCCCGCCGCGACCGCAGTTTTCACGGCAGACAGCCTGATGGCTCTGGGGTGTGGGCGCCTCTTTGAAGGCACGCCCGCGCAGATGCATGGCTCCCTTGAGAAGCTGAAAATGCTGCCGCCCGGGACGCTTGTGTGTTCCGGCCACGAATATACCGCGTCGAATGCGCGGTTTGCATTAACCATTGAACCGGACAATCCAGACCTTATCTTTCGGGTCGAGCGTATCACCGCTGCTCGGGCGGCGGGTCAGCCCACCGTTCCCTCCACCCTGGCCGAGGAATTGGCCACCAATCCGTTCCTGCGCGCAGACGCGCCGACCGTTGCCGCGCCTCTCGATATGGAGGGCGCAGATCCCGTCGACGTTTTCACCCGCATCCGTGCCCAAAAAGACAGCTTCTGA